ATCTTCCAGTGGCGCGAGAACAATGCCAAGATATACAGCTGGTTCGCATGGACTACCGCTGCTGTTGTAGTTGAGATTCCCTACCGCATTGTCGCCGGCGGGATCTACTTCAACTGCTGGTGGTGGGGAGTGTTTGGATGGAGAGCTTCGAGCTTCACTTCTGGTTTTGCGTTtttgttgatgttgctgtTTGAGCTGTACTATGTCAGCTTTGGACAGGCCATTGCCGCTTTCGCCCCGAATGAGCTTCTTGCCTCTCTTCTTGtccccatcttcttcctctttgtcGTATCCTTCTGTGGTGTCGTTGTTCCTCCTGTCGGTTTGCCGGCTTTCTGGCGAGACTGGATGTACTGGCTCACGCCCTTCCACTACCTCCTCGAAGCCTTCCTTGGCGCTGCTATCCATGATCAACCCGTCGAGTGCAAGTCAGGCGAGTTTGCACGCTTCCGAGCACCACCCGGTCAATCATGTGAGGAGTACGCGCGGCAATACATCCAGCAGGCGGGTGGTTACGTGCAGACAGGTGAAGGAGGACTTTGCGAGTTTTGTCAATATGCGACCGGAGATGAGTTTGGTGCTGGATTCAGCGTCTACTACAGAAATATCTGGCGGGACTTTGGTATCTTTTGTGGGTTTATTGTCTTTAATTATGCGATTGTCTATGTGGCGACGTGGTTGAGGTTCCGGGGGAAGAACCCTTTCAAGGCATTGTTGCAGAAGCGGAAGTCTTGAGGGAGGGATGAATGGTGTGTATTGATCTGCATTATGTCATAAATAATTTGTATCCTCTTCCGTTTTAAACTTCTTCTTGCTTGGGATCGGAGCTCTATAACTGCACCAGCTCTTGTCTCGTTGCCTGATGTGCTGCTCCCTTATACAGCTTCTCTGACGTGTTAATACTTTCTTTCTGACAGTCAAAGGAAGTGTCAGACAGAAGAGTAAAGGAAGCATCTCCCAAGCCAACATGAGATTGTATTGGAAATTGTATCCTTTGCTCCTGTGCCTGACATTCCCCTCCACTACAAAGGGGAACTccaatcatcatcaacaacaaggacTACTGGGAAACAATAGTATCATGAGAATTCAAGTGTTCCCGTAGATACCCCTATCTCGGAAACCATGCCATTTCTTTCATCCGCGAACATCTAGGGAGACAGTATTTTTCGCGCCACACTCATCACTAGAGGATCTGACCATGCTTCAATTCCTGTAGAGCTGGAAATTTTATTCTTCCAAGAATAGATGGGACCTTTGTCAGCTAAAGGAGGCGCTAGAAGTAAGCGCTGTCTGTGTGAGGGTATTCATGCAGGTCAAGGGGGCGGTGATTCTCCTGTCCGGACAAGGCTGCATCGACGTTTCATGATAGAGCCGTATTTACAAAGTACGAACTCAGATGAGCCATGACCAACTTATATGAGATGATCTAAGTGGCAATgagctattaatttagtaACACCAATCACACGTGCTTTTTCTCACCGATAGGGGCACCATGTATTGTTCAACCTGAAATCTGGGCAGTTCAAAGCATTCATTGAACAGGTTCACCACTTGAACTCATGAGTGATCAGACACTCCTTGCTGCGGACgcgttttattaatacttttctCTGGGTGCCGGACTTAGCGGTGCTATGCCAACATCAGAACCGGCTGTCCAACAGCGTCACTTGGCCCCCGAATGGCGGGTCGATCTGTGCGCTTATTCTCTTGAGGCATTATTAATCATGTAAGCCGTTCGATGTAACCATAGACGCGTATAAATATCCCATCTGATAGCATCTTGAAACCTTACTTAACACATTATCTTGCAGTCAGTCAACATGTCCGCCACAAATCACCCTGTTATTCTCATCTTTGGTGCCGGCGCCAACACTGGTTATGGCGTTGCAGATGCCTTTTCTCGAAAGGGGTACAAGGTGGCCATCGTCTTCCGTGGTGCACTGACGCCAGTGTTTGAAGGCCGAGACTTCTTGCATGTCAAAGGCGATCTGGCGGATACGTCTTCGGTAGAGGCAGCATATAAGCGCACTGTGGATGAGCTTGGGATTCCTAGCGTCGTTGTCCACAACGGTTAGTGATGCACCTTATACTGAAGCATCAGTACTAACGGTATATTCAGCATATGCCAGCACCATGGCGCCAGATAACGCTGACCCGATCCAGCTTCCAGTGTCCGGCCTCGCAGCCGACCTAGCCATCAACACAACGAGCGTACTTCAACTTCTTCAGCTGGCGATAACAGGCTTTGCAAAGCTACCTGATTCTACATCCAGAACATTCATCTACACCGGAAACAAGGCCAACCTCGAGCCCTTCCCTCCATTTCTGAGTCTTGGCGTTGGCAAAGCAGCCTCTTCGCACATGATTTCATTTGCTGCCAAGGCCTATAGCTCCCAAGGTTACAAGTAAGATAGTGCATATTTTAGTGAGATTTGTCTGGAATTAACAAGGACAGGTTTTACTATGCGGACCAGAGGAACGAAGATGGGTCGCCAGTGATGGCGGCTATCGACGGGAAGGCCCACGGAGAGTTTTATACTGAGCTCGCTGAGTCCAAGACTCAGGGTCCATGGTTGGCCTCTTTTGTAAAGGGCAAGGGCTACGTCAAATTTGACGAGTAGAAGAACTAGCAGGTATGATGAATAGACAATGACATCCCCTTCAAGTATCAGCCCGAGTTGTCTGTCTCACACTTGTCACTATGTATTACTAAAGGAATGCCACTTTGACTCTGTCCTGCAGTCCATCTTCAGAGTGAAAGGCCATACTGGTTACACACGGCTGAACGGACTGCTTAGCATCCGCTTCTTCGGTTATGAACTGCCCACCCACCTCAAGCCACGGAAAGGTCGATCTCAATTTATTCCGGCCTAGATTTACTAATTTCCCCAGTAGTTAGTTAACCTTTTGCCTCTGTACATATGCTGAATTGGCTCTTCGGTAACAATTGAGCTTCGCTGCCGCAACTGTTGATTCCAAAAGTCTCGTGGCGTCGTTTAGTTATACACCAGCCTATCACACCAGTAGCCTCTTGACAACCAGTTTGCGAGACTAAGCCCATCTCGACGACACCAAAGGGCTGTTGTAATGCAACCACCTACTTAAAAGCCATCAGCCTCCCCTGTCTTCACCTTTCCTCAATGTATTCTTAACCTTGCTTAGAATGGCTGACGAGCCGCTCACGACAGTATGGACTATACCTGACGACTGTCCATCGCCTGTGCCTTTGGTAGACGACGAGCACACCACTCTCGACTCTTCTTGCTGCCCGCCAGATTACTGGACCATATGGGAGAGCTTTGGCTTCGACTCACCCGGGATTTGCCCGCATGGGTACACGTTAGGATGTACTGTGACGAATTCAGCTCATGGCGGAACGCGCGGACATGACCTAGACTTACCTTGGCTGTAGCTCGTACTCGTGTTCCGACTACCTCATCTACGCGAGTTCCGTCTCTGGCAACGACACGATCACAGTTCCCGCATTCCAGATCAGATGGGCCAATTCTTACCCCACTACCTTCGAAACCTCGACGTCAATGTCTAGTAGCGTCACTTCGACTTCGAGCTCGAGTGCGACGTCACATCCCCATCCCACAGGTCTGCCCACTGGTGCAGTTGTGGGCATAGCCCTCGGGTCTGCAGCGACGGTAGCCATTCTCTCCGGacttttattctttttgTTTCGCAGAAGGGGGGCGCCGTGGAACACAAAAGAGCCATGTCTCATCTGATGAAAACCACCCGAAAGATGGACTTGCAGGGCTGGAGACGCAAGCTCAACCTGCAGAATTGGCGACAGCGACAAAGACATCGTAGGAGAGAGGAGGGTCTGTTCACGAACtggaacaagaagaaaaaccCGTTATCCCAGAGCTGGGAGAGGCTGGTGGGATGCCGCCGGAGCTTGCCGGTACTTCTGGAATAGGGGGTAGGCATGAACTCGGCGTGCAAGAGAGATCTATCCCAGAGCTGGAGGGCAACAACGGTTCTAGGCACAAATTATCTTGACATCAATCGGAAGCTGTGTGCACTGGCGCAAACAAATAGGAATTCTCTATCCCGCGATATGAACCTATGATCAGGATGAATATCAGGGGCAGACTGGAACCAAAAAAAGACGCACAAAGTTGGAATGAAATCATCTGAAGACATGGCTACGTTAACAAGAACAAACAACCTCCCAACAGAAAATCGACTTTTGGTTGAAAACGTATTAGTTCGGTGTCCACGCGTTGGTCGTCCAACTCTCGGGGCTGATATCCGGCCAGTACAGTCCCTGTGAACCATCATGATACATCGACGCATCGATGAACTGGAGATCCAGAACGGGCTGAGACAGGAGCTCCTGTAGTGAAGGCTCTGACAATGCCATGCCAGCTGTCGGATTGGCCGCCGTGAGTGCTTGACTAACGTCGATACCATCCAGCTGTATGAGATTGGCATCCGGTATGGTAAAGTCTCCCCTCCGTGACTGAACTGCCGCCATGCAGACTTTCATGGCGTCTAAATGTCGACAGAACTCCTCCGCGGCAAAGTTGCCGTTTTCCTTCAGCTGAGCCAGGAACTGAGCGGCTGACTCAAACTGTTCTTTGTCGCTGCGGCACTCCTTGCCATCGAGGAGGCTCGAAATGGCCAGAACAGTGGCAGCAGCAAAGAGGTATTGGGTATAAAAGTAGTCAAACGTAGCAAAAGATCCATCAATCCAGCATTCAATTAGTAGACGGCATGAGTGTCGCGCACATCTCACACAAGCCTCTGACAGGGTGACGGCAGAGGCAGGAATCTGGGGTTCTGTCCTTGGCTGCGTCTCCCAAGCGGTGACGTGAGTTCTTAGAACGTGTAGAAGAATAGGTCGGGTGGAAGTGATGGCGACCTGTCGACTGTAAGAAGAAAGTAACCCGAATTGGAGGAACGCATCCTTACCTGGTTGAAGTAAAGGTGTAGGGAGAGAGGCTTGGGACTTGGTTCAGGGCCGTCCGTCGACTCAATGTGTAGATGAGGTGGCAACTCTTCCACAAAGGTACGCAGATCTCTCAGAGCCTCCTGCACTCTCTGAGACAAGGTCTTTTGCTGAGGCCTTCGCGTATAAATCGAGTTGATCACCCGCCAGGCGAGGCGAGCCAACCGAATACTTGCGATAAAGTATGCCGAGTCTGCAAAGTCGTCTGATGGGGTTTCCAATACCGGATCCGAAGGGAAGTCAACCTCAATATCGTTGTCTTGTATCGCAACTGGATGACCAAGCCTTGATGCCCACATGCGATCGAAGCTATACGCGGTCCACCACACTCGATTCCTGTGTTCCCTGGCAGCAGCATCCCTCAGCTGGGATTCGGGGACGTTTAGGTGCAGTCCCATGACTACAGAAAGGCGAACTGAAGAGCCGGCCAGAGCATATGCCGTGTACCGACGGTTAAGAGCAAGTGAGTAAAAGGACTTGGAACGGTTAGCCTACGTTGGTAGAGGTAGGTGTCGAGTAACGTACCAGAAGCAATCTGATCTCGATGGCATCAATCCTCGGCCGTTCACTGATGATGCGGAGCACACGGGTCGCCCGAGCGAAATAGCGCATGCCTGGAAAgttcttctcctttgccGCCGTCCGCGTCGAGTACATCTCTCCAATGGCAAACAAGGCCCATAGTTTACTCTTCAGAAGCGAATCGGTAGAATGTGGGTTCTGGATCGTCTGCTCCAGTCCTTCAAGGATCTGACTTTTGCGAACGATATGATAGCAGCGACTGACATACTTGAGGGCGACATTGACCAACAACCGTGCTCGGGAGGGAATAGGCCAAGGGCAGTCGGCATCAGAGAGGGTAAGTAGTCTGTCATCCGGTGCGTAATTGACTCTGGGAATATGGCTGTGTCCAGGCTCCGAGATGGCTTGACGGAAACGTGTGGCAAAGGCGGCATCTGATGCTTCACCGATCAATACCGGTGTGTGAAGAACATTCATGTCAAAGAACCAGGGACGTTCCTCCAACAGGGTCCCTTGAAGGGTCGAGGTCGCCTCGGTTTGGCCATTGGTAGGGGCAATTGGAGCCTCCGGTGCGCCGAGTTCAGGCCGAGCTTTGGTGTCCCCATCTCGACTATTACGGAGCCGCTGATTTTCGGCAACAAGGTCATCGATATATCTACCACGTCAGAGAGGAAACATGTCAGGCCATGCATCAACTTACTGTTGGCTGACCTTTACCAACCGGTTCTTCCGGGGATAAGAACACTCGGCACCCTTGCTTGCCTGTCGGCAGTTCTCGCAGGGCTGTCCTCCCGAGCACTTTACCTTTCGGGCGTGGCACCGACGGCAGCTGTTTGGGTATGAATCAGCAAGGGGTTCACGGGCGCACGAAATGTCTCACTCTTACGCCGTTGATTTGGTCTTGCGCTGCCGCTTGCCAGAGATGCTGCTGGCCGGGTTAAGAGAGTCGATATCATCTTTTCCCTCCCCCTCGGACTCACGGGGACTCTCATCGTTCGAGGTCATGTCGGCTACTTGCGTTTAGCCGTCTCTCGATTCGAGTGGACTGATGGGGTCGTCGGGCTTCAACCACACAAGGAGGCGGAAAGATGGTAAAGTCGCCGCACGAGGTGGGAAACCTGGGGATCGTCGGTAGCGGCAAACGCTTGATCTTAACAAATCTGGGGATCCGGTTTCTTCCCGATTGGACATGCGTCTAGTCGATTTGGTCGCAGCCGTGGTGTCGTGTGACTGCGAAGATCTCTGGAAGCGGAATGTGACGCCGAATATCCGCGGCGCAATGTTTCCCCTCGCCGGAATGACTAAGCAAAATTCCGACCGGGCCGGCAAAACTCACGCTCCGCCGAGGACATCCCGGCTACTTGACCCTTTAAATCGGCATCTCGACTCTCGATGCCGGCGTCTTTGTCAAACTCATGATTTGCCAGGGATAAAAAAGGGTGTCCGACACCGCAAGATAGAGTCATGAAAGGCCCACTTATCGTGATGCCTGCTGATGCAAAGCGAAAATTCCTTCGCTCGGGTATTCATGATTTCGAGGTGGTATTTGTACTCACTGGTCCTCGGCTTCTCTTGCAAATGCAATGCACGTTTTTGAGCCTCATTGTAATGCCCACCGGAAGTCGTTCGTTGACAGATGCTATTGCCGAGGTGTTGATTGCCCGGTTCGAGTTCCTGTTTCAATACATTTTGTTTGTCCCCTGAATTTCTGCCAAGATGGCGAGTGAACCCAAGTCAGGGGGATTGACTGGTGCCCAACCATCAGTGACGCCTCTGCCTCCTGTCGGTGCCATTGACGATGATGTGGCTGAGATCCCTTGTTGGAGAAAATGGGTCATCCTCTTTGTTGTCTGTTGGATGCCCCTTCCAATGACATTTTGGAGTACTGCAATCATGCCTGCTACACCCGAGGTTGCTTCAGACTTGGACATTGGAGTGACCACCATCAACACGGTCAATGCTGGCGTTTTCGTCGCCCAGGCCTTGTCTGGCCTGATATGGCTTCCAATTAGCACAATAATTGGTAGAAGGTCAACATATCTTGTTGCCAACCTTGTCCTGTGCCTATGCTCTATTGGATGTGCCGTGGCTCCCAACATTGCAGGGTTCGGTTCTCTCTGGATTCTTGGCGGCACAACAGGGCCATTCTTCCTTGTTGCCGGACAGACGATTTTGGCAGACATTTTTGAACCGGCAAGTATGCTCAAAcgattattagtatttagtattaatgcCATATAGACTGTTCGCGGGACAGCTGTGGGCTTCTTTCTTGGCAGCTGCGTCAGTGCAAACACCATCGGTAAGCAACATTATGGGTCACGCGACATCACAACTAACCATCTACAGCCCCACTGATTGGTAGTATCATTGCCACCTTTACCAGCTGGAGAGTGATCTATGGGGTTGAAGCCGGCATGTCTTGCTTCGGCCTGATCCTCACattcttttttattcctCGAGCGAGTGAGGTCGGGAACCCCAAGACCGCCGAGGCTATCCGCCCAAAGACACGAGGGGACATGATCCGGACGTTCAACCCTATGATTGTGTTTCGGCAGTTCAAATACCCGAAGGTTCTATTGGCTGTACGTTGTACCCACTCGATGATAGGACGTTTCTGACACACGCTAGAACATTGCTTGTGGCCTGTTGGCGTTCAATCAGTACGGTCTGTTAAGTTCGGTCCGTCGTGTCGTCAATCCTCGTTTCAACCTGAATTCTCCTCTCGAAAGCGGTCTCTTCTACCTCGCTCCTGGCGCCGGCTTCTTGGTTGGCAGTACACTTGGTGGGAAGGTGTCAGACATCACTGTCAGGAGATACATCCGAAAAAGGAACGGGCAGCGACTACCAGAGGACAGACTCAACGCCAGTCTACCTTTCATTCTTTTTGTACTGCCTCTAGGTACACTATTGTATGGCTGGAGTGTACAGAAACGCATCGGAAGCATGGCGTTGCCGATTGTGGGTTCCTTCATTCAGGGAACAGGCCTCATGGCGTCGTTCAGCGGGCTGAACACATACGCTGCTGGTAAGTAAGGAATATGCAATTTAAATGGCGGAGCTAATCCTGTTATAGAAGTCCGACCAGTATACAGAACGGCTGTCATCACGGGTAAGTATGTTGTTCAGTACAGCTTTGCTGCGGGAAGTGTTGGCGGCGTGGTGCCCTTGATCAACGGTCTTGGTGTTGGATGGGCTTTCACCATCAGTGAGTATTCCATCAATGATCCATACTTTGGCTTTGTGCTAATCCGATGAAGCTACTTTCGCAACCATCATCAGTGGCACGCTTGTTGTGCTAATTTCCAGGTTCAGCAGAACATGGAAGCAATAAATAGCAGCAAAGCTCTTGACGACTCACCTGTCAAGCCTGCCATCTCACAGGACATGGGAGTTGGCCGAAACAGGATACGGCAACGAAAACTCTGCTTGACCTTTATAGGTTTGATATGAATCACGAAACAACTCTGCATCAATCGGAAGGTAGAATCGGAGAAGAATGGCATCAAATGATAGTATATAATGTTTGGATATAGACCTTGCATACACAAAAGTGTTTTAAGCAGAATAGACAATTAGAGGagtaatcttataataatttggGTTGTTGAGGAACAGCACTGAGTATTGACTGGTGAGCAAAGCAACACTCAATGTATAACTGAAGCTGAGGGTGACGCTGATTTATGCTCGACTTGGGACAAAGGACCATATCTTATCATGTTACTGGCTCTACCACGGCTGACTTGGACGCATTTTTACAAGAAGGAATATGAGAATAGAGTGGAATTGACTGAGTCGTGAAAACCGCACCCGACCCAGGGTAGAAACGCTCAAGCACTAATTACTCGGGAGCTACATACCAAGTGCAGTGGCGATTAACTcacttcttggccttgtttaGTATGCCCTTGCACTATTTACCAAGAGCTCATAGGTTGGGTCGTAAATCCAGTTAATACTAGCCAATTTGTTCGCTAACCGTTGTCCTAACTTGCCAGGGAAATAAAggactaagtaataatatggGGACAAGATTACCAAGACACCCAAATATAGAGCCTCGCGCTTGCAAATCCGATGACCACTCTATGATGTGGGGAGGCTAACGTTCGTTCACGCCCTTGGTTTGACATTTTTGACATTTTTGACATGAAGCTTGCTCCACTAAGGTATTCACGGAGTGCATTTCCGGGCTCTTTCGGCAATAAACGGGACTATTGTCCGTAAACCTTGAGTCAACCTCTATTATAACATGAACTTTCTGGGCGCCCTGACCAGTGCTTCGACACGCTGACATGCTTATCACAATGGCCTCCCTCGATGCATTGGACCAGAGTGCAGACATAGCAGCCATCAGTGCCTCCTTCAAAGCCGTCTTTGACAAACTTCTTCAGTCCACGCAACAAGTTCGCAATGATCCTATGTTACGGGTTGCCCAACCAGCAgacctccctctcctcaaaGAACTCAGCACCCCCGGCCAATCCAACGACATAGACCAAGCCATCCAAGATGCCTTCACAATCTCCGACTTTCGCCTCCGAATGAACAACCCCCGCTTCTTCGGCTTCATCCCTAACCCCGTCTCACCG
The window above is part of the Fusarium falciforme chromosome 3, complete sequence genome. Proteins encoded here:
- a CDS encoding Zn(2)-C6 fungal-type domain-containing protein — translated: MTSNDESPRESEGEGKDDIDSLNPASSISGKRQRKTKSTACRRCHARKVKCSGGQPCENCRQASKGAECSYPRKNRLVKVSQQYIDDLVAENQRLRNSRDGDTKARPELGAPEAPIAPTNGQTEATSTLQGTLLEERPWFFDMNVLHTPVLIGEASDAAFATRFRQAISEPGHSHIPRVNYAPDDRLLTLSDADCPWPIPSRARLLVNVALKYVSRCYHIVRKSQILEGLEQTIQNPHSTDSLLKSKLWALFAIGEMYSTRTAAKEKNFPGMRYFARATRVLRIISERPRIDAIEIRLLLSFYSLALNRRYTAYALAGSSVRLSVVMGLHLNVPESQLRDAAAREHRNRVWWTAYSFDRMWASRLGHPVAIQDNDIEVDFPSDPVLETPSDDFADSAYFIASIRLARLAWRVINSIYTRRPQQKTLSQRVQEALRDLRTFVEELPPHLHIESTDGPEPSPKPLSLHLYFNQVAITSTRPILLHVLRTHVTAWETQPRTEPQIPASAVTLSEACVRCARHSCRLLIECWIDGSFATFDYFYTQYLFAAATVLAISSLLDGKECRSDKEQFESAAQFLAQLKENGNFAAEEFCRHLDAMKVCMAAVQSRRGDFTIPDANLIQLDGIDVSQALTAANPTAGMALSEPSLQELLSQPVLDLQFIDASMYHDGSQGLYWPDISPESWTTNAWTPN